One window of the Candidatus Tisiphia endosymbiont of Sialis lutaria genome contains the following:
- a CDS encoding NAD-dependent succinate-semialdehyde dehydrogenase: MQLLDFVNKKNYIDGNWLDCQEQLSVYNPANDKVVGSIPNLPNDLIISAIDSSVRAFKIWSQTSFEQRITILRKWHSLILENIDQLAYIITLEQGKILEGAKLEVLYGASFIDWFASNIHNIQGKIKPGKSITHKIITEFEPIGTVCSITPWNFPNAMVTRKVVPALAAGCSVILKPSEFTPFSALVLAKLANDAGIPAGVLNIITGDANNIGQIFCNDFRIRKLSFTGSTRVGKMLYQNSSATIKRLSLELGGNAPFIILSGVDLDKTASELILGKIRNSGQSCTSPNRILIEEAIYDEFLQILTTKFANLKIGDGFDSESVIGPLINKAAIDKILKLIEDAKNKGGEILCGGKAHGNFFEPTIISNCQDNMEIFSTEIFGPVLACYKFGSIQEVINRANNTEYGLQAYIYCNNIAIAQIMATKLDFGMVSINDSLPTNAKAAFAGRKNSGFGVEGSDEGIFEYLNSKFVNLHNYADSSQLTLL; this comes from the coding sequence ATGCAATTACTAGATTTTGTTAATAAAAAAAACTATATAGATGGAAATTGGCTAGATTGCCAAGAACAGTTATCAGTTTATAATCCTGCCAATGATAAAGTGGTTGGGTCGATACCAAATTTGCCTAATGATTTAATTATTAGTGCTATTGACAGTTCTGTTAGAGCTTTTAAAATTTGGTCACAAACTTCTTTTGAACAAAGAATAACTATATTAAGAAAATGGCATTCTTTAATATTAGAGAATATTGATCAACTAGCCTATATAATTACCTTAGAACAGGGGAAAATATTAGAAGGTGCAAAGCTTGAGGTATTATATGGTGCGTCTTTTATTGATTGGTTTGCTAGTAACATTCATAACATTCAAGGTAAAATAAAGCCTGGAAAATCAATAACTCACAAGATTATCACCGAATTTGAGCCAATTGGTACGGTTTGTTCAATTACTCCATGGAATTTTCCAAATGCCATGGTAACAAGAAAGGTTGTTCCAGCATTAGCTGCTGGTTGTAGCGTTATACTTAAACCATCGGAATTCACGCCTTTTTCTGCATTGGTTTTGGCTAAATTGGCAAATGATGCTGGGATACCAGCTGGAGTACTAAATATTATCACCGGTGATGCCAATAATATTGGACAAATATTTTGTAATGATTTTAGAATTCGTAAATTATCATTTACTGGTTCTACGAGGGTAGGAAAGATGTTATATCAGAATTCTAGTGCTACTATTAAGCGTTTATCTCTAGAACTTGGCGGTAATGCTCCATTTATTATATTAAGTGGTGTTGATTTAGATAAGACTGCCAGTGAGCTTATATTAGGAAAGATAAGGAATAGTGGACAATCTTGCACTTCGCCCAACAGAATATTAATTGAAGAAGCAATTTATGATGAATTTTTACAAATTCTTACTACAAAATTTGCTAATCTGAAAATAGGGGATGGTTTTGATTCTGAATCAGTTATAGGACCGTTGATTAATAAAGCAGCTATAGATAAGATTTTAAAATTGATTGAAGATGCTAAAAATAAAGGTGGAGAAATCTTATGCGGAGGTAAAGCTCATGGTAATTTTTTTGAGCCAACAATTATTAGTAATTGTCAGGATAATATGGAGATTTTTAGCACAGAAATATTTGGTCCCGTTCTTGCATGTTATAAATTTGGCAGTATACAAGAAGTTATAAATAGAGCTAATAATACGGAATATGGTTTGCAAGCTTATATATATTGCAATAATATAGCTATAGCTCAAATAATGGCAACAAAACTTGATTTTGGTATGGTATCAATTAATGATTCGCTGCCTACTAATGCCAAGGCAGCATTTGCTGGGCGAAAAAATTCAGGGTTTGGAGTGGAAGGTTCAGATGAGGGAATATTTGAGTATTTAAATAGTAAATTTGTAAACTTGCATAATTATGCAGATTCAAGTCAATTAACTTTATTATGA
- a CDS encoding HesB/IscA family protein: MKNVMSLTEAAAQQIKRLIDRRDKPSFGIRIGVKSGGCSGLSYYVEYADIKNKFDEVVEDKGVRILIDPKALMYLLASEMDYVEGKFKSGFTFNNPNEKGSCGCGKSFNV, encoded by the coding sequence ATGAAAAATGTTATGTCATTGACTGAGGCAGCAGCTCAACAAATAAAGAGATTGATAGACAGGCGTGATAAACCATCTTTTGGTATTAGGATTGGTGTGAAATCTGGTGGTTGTTCCGGTCTATCTTATTATGTAGAATATGCTGATATCAAAAATAAGTTTGATGAGGTGGTAGAAGATAAAGGTGTACGAATATTAATTGACCCAAAAGCTCTAATGTATCTTTTAGCAAGTGAAATGGATTATGTAGAAGGTAAGTTTAAATCTGGCTTTACTTTTAACAATCCGAATGAAAAAGGTAGTTGTGGATGTGGGAAGTCGTTTAATGTTTAA
- a CDS encoding UDP-N-acetylmuramoyl-L-alanyl-D-glutamate--2,6-diaminopimelate ligase: MQKLFDNKIISQMNSCSLCCDSRLAKAGDIFFAIKGASSDGNKFIDDVINKGVKFIVTDDAESLNNPNITANDVHINLVSDARLALSQAANILYPLLPSYMIAATGTNGKTSVVSYCRQLYTLLGVPSCSIGTIGVECASGLDLSVQDILDKSPALTTLDPITFRHILHKLAENNTKYVAFEASSHGLDQQRLCGVKVNAACFTSFSQDHLDYHQNMANYLLAKLKLFTDNLLPTGTAVLNSEIAQLDYIKHYLQQRNIKFLTVGMNGDLKIIDSTIPGHKVPGHKVCDYKGQKYNFTTDIVGSFQASNLLIAVMMVHLTGFPLEQVISKLSQVKAVKGRLERVGNSNVFIDYAHTPDALEKSLLELRKIKSDKGLLKVIFGCGGDRDSSKRPLMGQVAAKIADEIIITDDNPRNEDPKLIRQQIIPAIIAITNSFIEIKNRKIAITETIHNLQKDDILLIAGKGHENYQIIGNKKLPFNDFDIANKALGGCLQ; encoded by the coding sequence ATGCAAAAACTATTTGATAATAAAATTATCTCTCAGATGAATTCTTGCAGTTTGTGCTGTGACTCTAGACTAGCTAAAGCTGGCGATATATTCTTTGCGATTAAAGGAGCAAGCTCTGATGGTAATAAATTTATCGATGATGTAATAAATAAAGGGGTGAAATTCATTGTTACAGATGATGCTGAGAGCTTAAACAACCCCAATATTACCGCCAATGATGTACATATAAATCTTGTGAGTGATGCACGGTTGGCACTGAGTCAAGCTGCTAATATTCTCTACCCATTATTACCATCATATATGATAGCTGCTACTGGTACTAACGGTAAAACCTCGGTAGTATCATATTGTAGGCAACTATATACATTATTAGGAGTACCAAGTTGTTCTATTGGGACTATTGGCGTAGAATGTGCCAGTGGTTTGGATTTAAGTGTTCAAGACATTTTAGACAAATCCCCGGCTCTCACTACTCTTGACCCTATAACTTTTAGACATATTTTACATAAGCTAGCTGAGAATAACACAAAATATGTAGCTTTTGAGGCTTCTAGCCATGGTTTAGATCAACAAAGATTATGTGGTGTAAAAGTAAATGCTGCTTGCTTTACTAGTTTTAGTCAAGATCACCTTGATTATCACCAAAATATGGCTAATTATCTTTTAGCCAAACTAAAATTATTTACAGATAATTTATTGCCAACAGGAACGGCTGTGTTAAACTCAGAAATAGCACAATTAGATTATATTAAACATTATTTACAACAACGTAATATAAAGTTTTTAACAGTGGGTATGAATGGCGATCTGAAAATTATCGACAGTACAATTCCTGGACATAAGGTTCCTGGACATAAGGTTTGTGACTATAAAGGGCAAAAATATAATTTTACTACTGATATAGTTGGTAGTTTTCAAGCTAGTAACTTACTGATTGCCGTTATGATGGTGCATTTGACTGGCTTTCCTTTGGAACAAGTTATATCGAAGTTATCGCAAGTTAAAGCAGTTAAAGGGCGTTTAGAGAGAGTAGGTAATAGTAATGTGTTTATCGACTATGCTCATACCCCAGATGCTTTGGAAAAAAGTTTACTGGAGTTAAGAAAAATAAAATCAGATAAGGGGTTATTAAAAGTAATTTTTGGTTGTGGTGGTGATAGAGATAGCAGTAAAAGACCATTAATGGGGCAAGTTGCGGCGAAAATTGCTGATGAGATTATTATTACTGATGACAATCCAAGAAATGAAGATCCAAAATTAATACGGCAGCAAATTATACCAGCTATTATAGCGATCACTAATAGTTTTATAGAAATAAAAAATAGAAAAATAGCAATTACTGAGACGATACATAATTTACAAAAAGATGATATTTTGCTAATTGCCGGCAAAGGTCACGAAAATTATCAGATAATCGGTAATAAAAAACTACCCTTTAACGACTTCGATATAGCCAATAAAGCTCTAGGAGGCTGCCTACAATAA
- a CDS encoding UDP-N-acetylmuramoyl-tripeptide--D-alanyl-D-alanine ligase, which translates to MIWSARDLSNALNIEVHPDIHGGQVQFNSNFVTDGDLFIALKGANDGHNYALHALERGANAVIISQEITGLPNEKVIMVPDTLTALHQMAEYKRQKSQAKFIGVTGSSGKTGTKEAIKTVLSHFGSTFASRGNFNNHLGVPINLASLPDDIEYAVFEMGMNHPGEIRTLTKMVKPDISVITTISEAHLEFFQSQLHLVDAKCEIFEGMSKDSIAVIDLDSPYYNRVLQNLKQLSINNIYSFGTSPYADCSLISYEYQQITQQVRLRYSIHNTKIDIEIPLVPEHYARNYTIALQMSAILNLDINVAARQLSKILLMDGRGKLINAKYHGQDYQIICDYYNANPESVKAALLYLKQLSGKKKIAIIGDMLELGDNSIKFHKDLIPAILDSGANRVFLVGNNTQYIYQSLPDEIEKIHFDNVDLLIENLSKLLKGNELILIKGSNSTQLSKIIQSFELH; encoded by the coding sequence ATGATTTGGTCAGCAAGAGACTTGAGTAATGCATTGAATATAGAGGTACATCCTGATATTCATGGTGGACAGGTTCAATTCAATTCTAATTTCGTTACAGATGGTGATTTGTTCATTGCTCTTAAAGGAGCTAATGATGGACATAATTATGCGTTACATGCTCTAGAACGTGGGGCAAATGCGGTAATTATTAGTCAGGAAATAACAGGGTTGCCTAATGAAAAAGTAATTATGGTTCCTGATACCTTAACTGCCTTGCATCAGATGGCAGAGTATAAAAGGCAAAAATCCCAGGCGAAGTTTATTGGGGTTACTGGCAGTAGTGGTAAAACTGGAACTAAGGAAGCAATCAAAACTGTACTAAGTCACTTTGGCTCTACTTTTGCTAGTCGAGGAAATTTCAATAACCATCTTGGTGTGCCTATAAATCTTGCTTCTCTGCCGGATGATATAGAATATGCTGTTTTTGAAATGGGTATGAATCATCCAGGAGAAATAAGAACTCTAACAAAAATGGTTAAACCTGATATATCAGTCATTACTACAATATCAGAAGCTCATCTTGAATTTTTTCAGTCTCAACTGCATTTGGTTGATGCTAAATGTGAAATTTTTGAAGGAATGTCAAAAGATAGTATAGCTGTTATAGATTTAGATAGCCCATATTATAACCGAGTTTTACAAAATCTTAAGCAATTATCGATTAATAATATATATAGTTTTGGCACATCACCATATGCAGATTGTAGCTTAATATCATATGAATATCAACAAATTACCCAACAAGTTCGTTTACGTTATTCGATTCATAATACTAAAATAGATATCGAGATTCCCCTTGTACCAGAACATTATGCTAGAAATTATACTATAGCTCTTCAGATGTCAGCCATATTGAACTTAGATATTAATGTAGCAGCAAGACAATTAAGCAAAATATTATTAATGGATGGTAGGGGTAAGCTAATCAATGCCAAATATCATGGTCAGGACTACCAAATTATATGTGATTATTATAATGCTAATCCAGAATCAGTAAAAGCTGCTTTATTATATCTAAAACAGCTTAGTGGTAAGAAAAAAATTGCTATAATAGGTGATATGTTAGAATTGGGAGATAATTCGATAAAATTCCATAAAGATTTAATACCAGCAATTCTCGATTCTGGTGCCAACAGAGTTTTTTTAGTAGGCAATAATACCCAATATATCTATCAATCTTTGCCAGATGAAATAGAAAAAATACATTTTGATAATGTTGATCTGTTAATAGAAAACTTAAGTAAATTACTTAAGGGTAATGAATTAATCTTAATAAAAGGGTCAAATAGTACCCAACTTAGTAAAATCATCCAATCTTTTGAGTTACACTAG
- a CDS encoding YraN family protein, translating into MRKITLGLIAEYIAIIIYKIKFYQILYHRKRYYVGEIDIIALRGKQLVFIEVKARCSDVDDRILSTHQQMRIKRATSMFLSSNPKYQNYQVRFDLIIIKPYSIPIIIENAW; encoded by the coding sequence ATGAGAAAAATTACCCTTGGTTTAATAGCTGAGTATATAGCTATTATTATTTACAAAATTAAATTTTATCAAATTCTATATCATCGTAAAAGATATTATGTTGGCGAAATTGATATTATTGCTCTGCGTGGTAAACAACTTGTTTTTATAGAAGTAAAAGCAAGATGTTCTGACGTTGATGATAGAATATTATCAACTCATCAACAGATGAGAATAAAAAGAGCTACCAGTATGTTTTTAAGCTCTAACCCTAAATACCAAAATTATCAGGTTAGATTTGATCTAATAATTATTAAACCTTACAGTATACCCATTATTATTGAGAATGCTTGGTAA
- the iscU gene encoding Fe-S cluster assembly scaffold IscU: MGYSLKVLDHYENPRNVGSLDKNDAYVGTGLVGTPACGDVMKLQIKVSAEGIITDAKFKTFGCGSAIASSSLVTEWVKGKSLDEAGSIKNTEIAKELSLPPVKLHCSLLAEDAIKAAILDYKTKNS; the protein is encoded by the coding sequence ATGGGTTATAGTTTAAAAGTACTGGATCATTACGAAAATCCACGTAACGTTGGATCATTGGACAAAAATGATGCATATGTTGGGACAGGTCTTGTGGGAACCCCCGCCTGTGGTGATGTAATGAAGCTACAAATTAAAGTTAGTGCAGAGGGAATTATTACAGATGCAAAATTTAAAACATTTGGTTGTGGTTCTGCTATTGCTTCAAGTTCTTTAGTAACGGAATGGGTTAAGGGTAAATCTCTTGACGAGGCTGGTAGTATAAAAAATACAGAGATAGCCAAGGAATTATCTTTGCCACCAGTAAAACTCCATTGTTCTTTATTGGCAGAAGATGCCATAAAAGCAGCAATACTTGATTATAAAACTAAAAACTCATAG